In a genomic window of Chthoniobacterales bacterium:
- a CDS encoding type II secretion system protein, with amino-acid sequence MKIARKNSAFTLIELLVVISIIGILATLAIPAIQNALVSGQMTGTLNNARQLQIATQMMSLDTANSGDGLQWTMVASTSGDQPTPASLATYFQALTTNNYLSVNDLRKLLTAPGVAPGASLSNFGANNIAFKFFQVSEQSPSDQPLVVTRNWSGNTLNAKTSPYGNKGFVVFAKGGSGGVYKRVTDAASTNIFPKGDGYTTDTIN; translated from the coding sequence ATGAAAATTGCCCGCAAAAACTCAGCGTTCACCCTCATCGAGCTGCTTGTCGTTATTTCCATCATCGGCATTCTTGCGACCCTCGCGATTCCGGCCATTCAGAATGCCCTCGTTTCGGGGCAGATGACGGGCACGTTGAATAACGCCCGCCAACTTCAAATCGCCACCCAGATGATGTCGCTCGACACGGCGAACTCGGGTGACGGCCTCCAGTGGACGATGGTGGCTTCCACGAGCGGCGATCAGCCGACGCCCGCCTCGCTGGCAACCTACTTCCAGGCGCTCACGACGAACAACTACCTCAGCGTCAACGATCTTCGTAAGCTCCTCACCGCTCCGGGCGTCGCTCCGGGTGCTTCGCTGAGCAACTTCGGCGCGAACAACATCGCCTTCAAGTTCTTCCAGGTCAGCGAGCAGTCGCCTTCCGACCAGCCGCTCGTCGTGACGCGGAACTGGAGTGGCAACACGCTCAACGCCAAGACCTCGCCCTACGGCAACAAGGGCTTCGTGGTCTTCGCCAAGGGTGGCAGCGGCGGTGTCTACAAGCGCGTCACCGACGCCGCGAGCACGAACATCTTCCCCAAGGGAGATGGCTACACCACCGACACGATCAACTAA
- a CDS encoding transporter substrate-binding domain-containing protein produces MKTLPFLSAIAAFFLLAGLAGCGSKPADNALVVGMDLSYPPFETIDRAGQPMGVSVDLAKALGEFLHRPVRIENIPFVGLVPALKSRRVDVVISSMTDTPERRKSIAFSDPYLTIGLALLVGKNSPIRSAAELDQPGRTLVVRQGTTGEVWARAHLGTARVLAVEKESSAVLEVMQGRTDAFLYDQMSVWQNGKQHPEALQAVLEPVQRENWAIGLRLGDDELREQVNAFLRDYKAAGGFEKLGDKYLGEQKRDFRERGVPFYF; encoded by the coding sequence ATGAAGACATTGCCCTTCCTCTCCGCGATCGCCGCATTTTTCCTTCTCGCCGGATTGGCGGGATGTGGATCGAAACCGGCGGACAACGCTCTCGTGGTGGGGATGGACCTGAGCTATCCGCCATTCGAGACGATCGACAGAGCCGGGCAGCCGATGGGCGTGAGCGTCGATCTCGCGAAAGCGCTGGGGGAATTCCTTCATCGGCCCGTGCGCATCGAGAACATTCCGTTCGTGGGACTCGTGCCGGCTCTCAAATCGCGCCGCGTGGACGTCGTGATTTCCTCGATGACGGATACTCCCGAGCGGCGAAAATCCATCGCGTTTTCCGATCCCTATCTCACGATCGGCCTGGCGTTGCTCGTGGGAAAAAATTCGCCGATTCGATCGGCGGCGGAGCTGGATCAGCCAGGGCGCACGCTCGTGGTGCGGCAGGGAACGACGGGAGAGGTCTGGGCGAGAGCGCACCTCGGGACGGCGCGCGTTCTGGCGGTCGAAAAGGAATCGTCCGCGGTGCTGGAGGTCATGCAGGGTCGGACCGACGCCTTTCTCTACGACCAGATGTCGGTCTGGCAGAATGGGAAGCAGCATCCGGAGGCGCTGCAGGCCGTGCTCGAGCCGGTGCAGCGCGAGAACTGGGCGATCGGACTCCGGCTTGGAGACGACGAGCTGCGTGAACAGGTGAACGCGTTCCTCCGCGATTACAAGGCTGCCGGCGGTTTCGAAAAACTGGGCGACAAATATCTCGGCGAGCAGAAGCGTGATTTCCGCGAGCGCGGCGTGCCGTTCTATTTCTGA
- a CDS encoding UvrD-helicase domain-containing protein, which translates to MIQNEVILASAGTGKTHALTSRILRLLALGVKPDTIIALTFTRKAAGEFASTVFRRLARAATDPGGAARLAADLDWPDGTTSRFASLLADVIRNMERLQFRTFDAFFQRVVSAMPFELGLPGGVQMLSETEAAEMRDRVLSRMLAAGQDTGAQDALLAAYREATWGVEEKGLRRRLETFIDTSHAHFLECREAIHWGEVAGIWPEGCVWLDRIPDNPEDASQVEAWAQSRDGEVFRALEKLAREAQTWEPGMALPGGRVFEQLLEQLADDPGATALSLTYRKKDVLIDEAMVPPLRRMIGRLIGESLRRHLRVTVGIRRVLEPFDEAYHNEVRLSGRLAFADVLEMLRAVPALEWQSRLDARIDHWLFDEFQDTSLQQWGVVENLVDEVLQDDSGRRSAFFVGDPKQSIYRWRGGEHRLLERILDFYRNGIHERALVKSYRSDPAVIELVNRYGNVAADLGNGLPPEIVSEWQRFWMLHESAAPHRKGHATVRLLEKEDELPDRVLAEIRRIDPIGRGLTCAILTRDNSAARELAAALRERGFLQVAAETDEQIAIDAPVNRTLLALIAAIAHPGDSAARLVVEMSPLRALLDADGWPALRSWFFIRLTATGLEAALRAIIARLPDGGPEDAFSRQRLHLLLELARQHDVSGRDGLDGFLTLTATHGRRQTASTANVQILTIHRSKGLGFDIVFLPVFDNARMDSVPRQAFLSWRGEPLTTEWLLHRPSSAIAGMDPVLHRAQRQQVNDAAYDALCVWYVGLTRAKHALHVFTLPPGKSGGPSPVALLHRALGRIEPPADDLLWEAGDAAWFRDGGSQK; encoded by the coding sequence ATGATCCAGAACGAAGTCATCCTCGCCTCGGCGGGCACCGGAAAGACCCACGCGCTGACAAGTCGCATTCTCCGCCTGCTCGCGCTCGGCGTGAAGCCGGACACCATCATCGCGCTGACGTTCACCCGCAAGGCGGCAGGCGAATTCGCCAGCACCGTCTTCCGCCGACTGGCCCGCGCCGCGACGGATCCCGGGGGGGCGGCCCGACTGGCCGCGGATCTCGACTGGCCGGACGGCACCACGTCTCGCTTCGCGTCGCTGCTGGCTGACGTCATTCGCAACATGGAGCGCCTCCAGTTTCGCACCTTCGACGCGTTCTTTCAGCGCGTGGTCAGCGCGATGCCCTTCGAGCTTGGGCTACCGGGAGGGGTCCAGATGCTCAGCGAGACCGAGGCGGCCGAGATGCGCGACCGGGTGCTCTCGCGGATGCTTGCCGCGGGTCAGGACACCGGCGCGCAGGATGCCCTGCTCGCGGCCTATCGCGAGGCCACGTGGGGCGTCGAAGAAAAGGGGCTGCGCCGGCGCCTCGAGACATTCATCGACACGAGCCACGCCCATTTTCTCGAGTGTCGCGAGGCGATCCACTGGGGCGAGGTCGCGGGGATCTGGCCCGAGGGCTGCGTGTGGCTCGATCGCATTCCCGATAACCCGGAGGATGCGTCGCAGGTCGAGGCCTGGGCTCAGTCCCGGGACGGCGAGGTTTTCCGCGCGCTGGAGAAGCTCGCGCGCGAGGCTCAGACCTGGGAACCGGGAATGGCCCTGCCCGGCGGTCGCGTCTTCGAGCAGCTCCTCGAACAGCTTGCCGACGATCCCGGCGCCACCGCACTTTCGCTGACCTATCGAAAGAAAGACGTGCTCATCGACGAGGCCATGGTGCCGCCCCTCCGGCGAATGATCGGGCGCTTGATCGGCGAGTCGCTGCGCCGCCATCTCCGCGTGACGGTCGGCATCCGGCGCGTGCTGGAGCCCTTCGACGAGGCCTATCACAACGAGGTCCGCCTGTCCGGCCGGCTCGCCTTCGCCGACGTGCTCGAGATGTTGCGCGCGGTGCCGGCTCTCGAATGGCAATCGCGACTCGACGCCCGGATCGATCACTGGCTCTTCGACGAGTTTCAGGACACCAGCCTCCAGCAATGGGGCGTCGTCGAGAACCTCGTGGACGAGGTGCTCCAGGATGATTCCGGCCGACGTAGCGCGTTCTTCGTCGGCGATCCGAAACAGTCGATCTATCGCTGGCGCGGCGGCGAGCATCGGTTGCTCGAGCGCATCCTCGACTTTTACCGGAACGGGATTCACGAGCGCGCGCTGGTGAAGTCCTATCGCTCCGATCCCGCCGTAATCGAGCTCGTGAATCGCTACGGAAACGTGGCGGCAGATCTCGGAAACGGCCTGCCCCCGGAGATCGTTTCCGAATGGCAGCGCTTCTGGATGCTTCACGAGTCTGCCGCACCTCATCGCAAAGGGCACGCCACCGTGCGACTGCTTGAAAAGGAGGACGAGCTGCCGGACCGCGTGCTGGCTGAGATCCGACGCATCGACCCCATCGGGCGCGGGCTCACCTGCGCCATCCTCACTCGCGACAACTCCGCTGCGCGTGAACTCGCCGCCGCCCTCCGTGAACGCGGCTTTCTCCAGGTCGCCGCGGAGACCGACGAACAGATCGCCATCGACGCACCGGTCAATCGCACGTTGCTCGCCCTCATCGCGGCCATCGCGCATCCCGGGGACTCCGCTGCGCGCCTGGTCGTGGAGATGTCGCCGCTGCGCGCCTTGCTCGATGCGGACGGCTGGCCCGCGCTGCGCTCGTGGTTCTTCATCCGCCTCACCGCAACCGGTCTCGAGGCCGCGCTGCGGGCGATCATCGCCCGGCTCCCGGATGGCGGGCCGGAGGATGCCTTCAGCCGCCAGCGCCTGCACCTGCTGCTGGAGCTCGCGCGCCAGCACGATGTCAGCGGGCGGGACGGTCTCGACGGCTTCCTCACCCTCACGGCCACGCACGGTCGCCGCCAGACGGCCTCCACCGCCAACGTGCAAATTCTCACGATCCATCGCTCGAAGGGCCTCGGGTTCGACATCGTGTTCCTTCCGGTTTTCGACAACGCCCGGATGGACAGCGTTCCGCGGCAGGCCTTCCTGAGCTGGCGGGGAGAGCCTCTCACCACGGAATGGCTGCTGCACCGCCCGTCCTCCGCCATCGCGGGGATGGATCCCGTCCTTCATCGCGCGCAGCGGCAGCAAGTGAACGACGCCGCCTACGATGCGCTCTGCGTCTGGTATGTCGGCCTCACCCGCGCAAAGCATGCCCTGCACGTCTTTACCCTTCCGCCCGGGAAATCCGGCGGCCCGTCGCCCGTCGCCCTGCTGCATCGCGCTCTGGGAAGGATCGAGCCGCCCGCGGACGACCTGCTCTGGGAAGCCGGCGACGCTGCGTGGTTCCGCGACGGCGGCTCTCAGAAATAG
- a CDS encoding PD-(D/E)XK nuclease family protein has product MPQPERVFLDWAEPNAQAAARWLRTRAGDALTGALTVVPTQTAGVRLRKALGRGPAPRIVTPAQLLPLAGDDLAHPLEAELTLAAELASARAIRRKALFPAGIPARNFSERLALARNLRSLLAELVENDLTFSEAAARLAPGSLEADRWTDLDRLFADAGSSSERAGLRDRELARLALARDPEFPAGTSEIVVLGIADLQPIVATAFARAVAPVTVVIFGPKEPDAFDAWGRPHPAAWTDRDPGWHDFVDQVQLVARPDSLELDVREVDEIGLLDRELLPGLTEAFAADGRPLHDPTGEPLTAHWFARTLGEFAALVESADFDRTVDLLRNGAVRAWLGERVSDFDAILLAADNLKSRHFPATLRAARPWVTPDLRVALEPIETRLNDLRARPLEAARTLLHELAAAFTPGLEPDEQNRAEAALEAMDAAFEPLRRAADTHRHLSAADWLHALGEMWGASKLYSGKPTDAVEASGWLELPWSDSPHVLLAGMNLGKAPAPLVGLLFLTASTRASLGLPGAAERHARDAYFLARLLALRPPGEGRVSALVGQLDAEGSPLQPSPLLFAGAGDDLPARVERLFADLRPPRPDPAWSADWLLDPPVVEMKRVISATDFERYLGCPFTFYLGRVLKMETFAPADDELDAAQFGDLLHFALEHWATDEAAARSTDPAFITRALHAHVATWATDNLGRQLSLPLRAQIDSARSRLAAFANWQARDRRDGWRIHAVETNFQAILGRPWELAGWTISGRVDRLDENERDGRWRVVDYKTFDSADGPAKKHLRAFRSADRTWPPDYARVPESPQWWINLQLPLYRQLLIESGRDPASVSCGYFNLPKTIAETGLQLWENLDDDLQASALDCARGVLADLDRRRFWPPNSRAAHADFAEFFPPDPLRVVDPVGAFVRSCTP; this is encoded by the coding sequence TCTTTCTCGATTGGGCGGAGCCAAACGCCCAGGCCGCCGCTCGCTGGCTGCGCACGCGCGCCGGTGACGCTCTCACCGGAGCTCTCACGGTCGTTCCCACGCAAACCGCCGGCGTCCGCCTGCGAAAGGCCCTCGGTCGCGGCCCCGCGCCCCGCATCGTCACCCCCGCGCAACTGCTTCCGCTCGCCGGCGACGATCTCGCCCATCCCCTCGAGGCGGAGCTCACTCTTGCCGCCGAACTCGCGAGCGCTCGCGCAATCCGCCGGAAGGCGCTGTTCCCGGCCGGCATCCCCGCGCGCAATTTCTCCGAGCGGCTCGCCCTCGCTCGAAATCTTCGCAGCCTGCTGGCGGAGCTCGTGGAAAACGACCTGACCTTTTCCGAAGCCGCCGCGCGCCTTGCTCCCGGCTCCCTCGAGGCGGATCGCTGGACCGACCTGGACCGACTTTTCGCGGATGCAGGGTCGTCGTCCGAACGCGCCGGCCTGCGGGATCGCGAACTCGCCCGGCTCGCTCTCGCCCGCGACCCGGAGTTTCCCGCGGGCACGAGCGAGATCGTCGTTCTCGGCATCGCCGACCTGCAGCCCATCGTCGCAACGGCCTTCGCGCGCGCCGTAGCGCCCGTCACCGTGGTCATTTTCGGCCCGAAGGAGCCAGACGCCTTCGACGCGTGGGGCCGGCCGCACCCGGCGGCATGGACCGATCGCGACCCCGGCTGGCACGATTTCGTTGATCAGGTGCAGCTCGTGGCCCGACCCGACAGCCTCGAACTCGACGTCCGCGAGGTGGATGAGATCGGCCTGCTCGACCGCGAGCTCCTGCCCGGCCTCACCGAGGCCTTCGCGGCCGACGGCCGCCCGCTCCACGATCCCACGGGCGAACCGCTCACCGCGCACTGGTTCGCGCGCACGCTCGGCGAGTTCGCCGCCCTTGTCGAAAGCGCGGACTTCGACCGCACCGTGGACCTCCTCCGTAACGGCGCGGTGCGCGCGTGGCTCGGCGAGCGAGTGTCCGATTTCGACGCTATTCTCCTGGCCGCGGACAATCTCAAGTCCCGGCATTTTCCAGCGACCCTGCGCGCCGCGCGCCCGTGGGTGACTCCCGACCTCCGCGTCGCGCTCGAGCCCATCGAAACCCGGCTCAACGACCTGCGCGCCCGGCCGCTCGAGGCCGCCCGGACCTTGCTTCACGAGCTCGCCGCCGCCTTTACGCCCGGCCTCGAACCCGACGAGCAAAACCGCGCCGAGGCGGCGCTCGAGGCCATGGACGCCGCATTCGAACCTCTGAGGCGCGCGGCGGACACCCACCGGCACCTCTCCGCCGCGGATTGGCTGCACGCTCTCGGGGAAATGTGGGGTGCGTCGAAACTCTATTCCGGGAAACCGACCGACGCCGTCGAGGCCAGCGGCTGGCTCGAGTTGCCGTGGAGCGATTCTCCCCACGTGCTGCTCGCCGGAATGAACCTCGGGAAAGCTCCCGCGCCACTCGTAGGGCTGCTTTTCCTCACCGCATCCACCCGGGCCTCGCTCGGCCTGCCCGGCGCTGCCGAACGCCACGCCCGCGACGCCTATTTCCTGGCTCGGCTGCTCGCACTCCGCCCGCCCGGAGAAGGACGAGTCTCCGCACTCGTCGGGCAGCTCGATGCGGAAGGCTCGCCGCTGCAACCCTCGCCCCTTCTCTTCGCCGGCGCCGGGGATGACCTGCCCGCGCGCGTCGAGCGGCTTTTCGCCGATCTTCGGCCGCCACGGCCCGACCCCGCATGGTCCGCCGACTGGTTGCTCGATCCGCCCGTTGTCGAAATGAAGCGCGTGATCTCCGCGACGGACTTCGAGCGCTACCTCGGCTGTCCGTTCACCTTCTACCTTGGCCGCGTGCTGAAGATGGAGACCTTCGCACCGGCCGATGACGAACTCGATGCCGCGCAGTTCGGCGACCTCCTGCACTTCGCGCTGGAGCACTGGGCCACCGACGAGGCCGCCGCTCGTTCGACGGATCCCGCGTTCATCACCCGGGCGCTTCACGCGCACGTCGCCACGTGGGCGACAGACAATCTCGGACGGCAGCTCTCACTCCCGCTGCGCGCGCAGATCGATTCCGCCCGCAGCCGGCTGGCCGCCTTCGCGAACTGGCAGGCCCGGGATCGGCGCGACGGCTGGCGCATTCACGCGGTGGAAACCAATTTCCAAGCCATTCTCGGCCGCCCGTGGGAGCTGGCCGGCTGGACCATCTCGGGCCGCGTGGATCGACTCGACGAGAACGAGCGCGACGGCCGCTGGCGGGTCGTGGATTACAAGACGTTCGATTCGGCCGACGGCCCTGCGAAGAAGCACCTCCGCGCGTTTCGCTCCGCCGATCGCACCTGGCCGCCGGACTACGCCCGCGTCCCGGAGTCGCCGCAGTGGTGGATCAACCTCCAGCTTCCGCTCTACCGCCAGCTCCTCATCGAGAGCGGCCGCGACCCCGCCAGCGTCTCGTGCGGCTACTTCAACCTGCCGAAGACGATCGCCGAGACGGGCCTCCAGCTCTGGGAGAATCTCGACGACGACCTCCAGGCCTCCGCGCTGGATTGTGCCCGCGGCGTGCTCGCCGATCTCGACCGCCGCCGATTCTGGCCGCCCAACTCCCGGGCCGCCCACGCCGATTTCGCCGAGTTCTTCCCGCCGGATCCCCTCCGTGTGGTCGATCCCGTCGGCGCCTTCGTCCGCTCGTGCACGCCATGA